In Arachis hypogaea cultivar Tifrunner chromosome 17, arahy.Tifrunner.gnm2.J5K5, whole genome shotgun sequence, a single window of DNA contains:
- the LOC112767335 gene encoding glutamate decarboxylase 4, whose amino-acid sequence MVLSETATGTDVSVHSTFASRYVRASLPRFRMPENSIPKEAAYQIINDELMLDGNPRLNLASFVTTWMEPECDKLIMAAINKNYVDMDEYPVTTELQNRCVNMIAHLFNAPLEDGEPAVGVGTVGSSEAIMLAGLAFKRKWQNRRKEQGLPFDKPNIVTGANVQVCWEKFARYFEVELKEVKLRDDYYVMDPELAVEMVDENTICVAAILGSTLNGEFEDVKRLNDLLEQKNKETGWETPIHVDAASGGFIAPFLYPDLVWDFRLPLVKSINVSGHKYGLVYAGIGWSIWRSKEDLPEELIFHINYLGADQPTFTLNFSKGSSQVIAQYYQLIRLGYEGYKNVMENCRDNMLVLKEGLEKTDRFKIVSKDNGVPLVAFTLKDSSHFNEFQVSDFLRRFGWIVPAYTMPPDAQHVTVLRVVIREDFSRTLAERLVLDVQKVLHELELLPARVVSNTTVTPNGEVVDNNVKVKKSELETQREITMVWKKFVMERKMNEKMNGVC is encoded by the exons ATGGTTCTTTCGGAAACCGCTACCGGCACCGATGTCTCAGTCCACTCTACCTTCGCCTCGCGCTACGTCCGCGCCTCCCTTCCCAG GTTTAGGATGCCGGAAAATTCCATACCAAAGGAAGCAGCGTATCAGATAATAAACGACGAGCTGATGCTGGACGGAAACCCAAGACTAAATCTGGCGTCGTTTGTAACGACATGGATGGAGCCTGAATGCGACAAACTCATCATGGCTGCCATTAACAAGAACTATGTTGATATGGACGAATACCCTGTCACCACTGAGCTCCAG AACCGATGTGTGAACATGATAGCACATCTATTCAATGCGCCACTCGAAGACGGAGAGCCGGCAGTTGGCGTCGGCACAGTTGGGTCGTCGGAGGCCATAATGTTGGCCGGGTTGGCCTTCAAACGGAAGTGGCAGAACAGAAGGAAGGAACAGGGATTGCCTTTTGACAAGCCCAACATTGTGACTGGTGCCAATGTGCAGGTTTGTTGGGAGAAATTCGCCAGGTACTTCGAGGTGGAACTCAAAGAGGTGAAGCTTCGCGATGATTACTATGTAATGGACCCTGAGTTGGCCGTGGAAATGGTTGATGAGAACACCATTTGTGTGGCTGCAATCCTTGGTTCCACTCTCAATGGAGAGTTTGAAGATGTCAAGCGCCTTAACGacctccttgagcaaaagaaTAAGGAAACAGG ATGGGAAACTCCAATTCACGTGGATGCAGCAAGTGGAGGATTCATAGCGCCATTTCTATATCCAGATCTTGTGTGGGACTTTAGGTTACCATTAGTGAAGAGCATTAATGTTAGTGGCCACAAGTATGGTCTTGTCTATGCTGGCATTGGTTGGTCCATTTGGAGAAGCAAAGAAGACCTTCCTGAGGAACTCATCTTCCATATTAACTATCTTGGTGCTGATCAACCCACTTTTACTCTCAACTTCTCCAAGG GTTCTAGCCAAGTTATTGCTCAGTATTACCAACTAATTCGTTTGGGTTATGAG GGATATAAGAATGTCATGGAAAATTGTAGAGATAACATGCTAGTACTTAAAGAGGGACTCGAGAAAACAGACCGttttaaaattgtatcaaaaGATAACGGCGTGCCGTTGGTGGCCTTCACACTCAAGGACAGTAGCCACTTCAACGAGTTCCAAGTCTCGGACTTCTTGCGTCGCTTTGGTTGGATAGTGCCGGCATACACCATGCCTCCAGACGCGCAGCATGTTACCGTGCTGCGTGTTGTCATAAGGGAGGACTTCTCGCGCACCCTCGCGGAGCGCCTTGTCCTCGATGTCCAGAAAGTGTTGCATGAGCTGGAATTGCTTCCTGCAAGGGTAGTGTCCAACACCACCGTGACACCCAATGGAGAAGTTGTGGACAATAATGTGAAAGTCAAGAAGAGTGAATTGGAAACACAAAGGGAAATCACTATGGTTTGGAAGAAATTTGTGATGGAGAGGAAGATGAATGAGAAGATGAATGGTGTTTGTTAG